The Juglans microcarpa x Juglans regia isolate MS1-56 chromosome 2D, Jm3101_v1.0, whole genome shotgun sequence DNA window CATGAACCACGAACACCATACCCCAGGACTGTTGCCAAAAGCCGGCAGCCAAGTCAAGGACATTCCCAAGCCATGCAGGAGTCAATATCAATAACATGTCAACAAAGAAGGCAAGGGAAAGGGATTTTATGGTACTCGAGCAGTCCTTGTAGTAGCCAGGGATGGGCCTAGCTATCATAGCTGAGATGGCTTTGATAGAGAAGCTTATCTTAATAGCGAAACTGCCTTGCGCTTTTTAAAATGTCTATTCATTTCCGTTAAGCAGGGAAATATAGTTTATGTTAATTAAGATTCTCGGCTGCGCCAAACACCAGAAAACATCAAAAACGTTTTCGGCACCAAAAACACGGCCTGTGatcaacttaataaaatatgaaaagagcGGTTGAAGCTCCAGGCACAATTTCCTGCTTATTAACTACGAACTAtctgtttatatattatagcattAACCTGAAGCTCCACGAATACAACCGTCCGCATCGGTTTTCACCACCTTTGAGGTATCAACATCTCCACTCCCGGTGctgaaacgaaaaaaaaaaaatatatatatatatatatatattgattggaTCCAACACTTATCTAGAAgtaatttaagaaaaagaaaacacttcTCTTCTCAAGTAGCTTTCTAAATACCAATCAAGGACATCTAGTATTTTCGGCTTCCCATCCGAGGTAACTTGCAAGCCAGCAGCAGCCGGGTCAACACCAGTATCTGAAAATAAGTCATCCTTATAATTTCAGTACCTATAATACGTGTTTCTAAAAACACTTGTACCTACGTAAAACAAAGGTATCATTTGTTCTCAATATTGTTTCTGCAATATCAGAACAAACCGCAATAAAATGTCgagaaaattttggattttcttaGTTAAGGCGCCACCTTTGCACTTAATTTGCCAAGTGATCAAATTTCCTTAGTATTATTTTCCAGCGAACAGAAATATGAAGGAAAAATCAATACCGAAGATAGCGATAAGGACTCCACGGCCGTCGTATTCCGGGTGAGCCTCGATGAAGCGATCGGCGGCAATCTCTTTCTTGGGCATGAGGGAGGCCAGGAAAGTGGACTCAGTCAGCTTGAAACTACGCAGACGGCCATTGTCGTCACTGCCGGAGTCTCCGAAAGAAGAGCAAGGCATGGCCCTCACCCTACTCCCAATCCAACTCCACTCTACCTTTCTTGGTCTTCTTCTACCTCTGCTGACTCTCCTAACAATGACGGACAGAAATGGCCGGGGAGGAGAGCGAAAAAGGTTAAGTAGAGGGTAAAACGGGGGAGTCTAAATAACAAGGAGttctgcatttttattttttatttttttatatacttcttATGGCGAGAGGGTGTTTTGGTAATTTCGAGTAGAGATGGTATCATGGTGGGGTGAGAGCGTAGCGGTGGAAGGAGTGTGAGAGTGCGGGCGCAAGCCGCAAAGGACAGCTGGTGCCTGGTGTAGAGACTGTTGGAAGGGGTTTGGTTGGATTGGGAATATGGGTGGGCGGAGGTCTCGCATTGGGTGGTAAAAGTAACAAGATATGTGTCCCTTGCTTTGGAACTAATGGCATCCGTGTCCCGACCTATGGGGTCCAACCGGTGGGTCGGACTTAAGATTCGCAGGGACCGGTTAGGGGAAATCAAGAGCTTGGGCTTGAGCTTCAAtcttcctaattaattaattaataatatttttggaccGATAGGTATAAAGGAGATAGATTAAAGCAagctaatatataattatacgatcctcctataatatataattgttcGCCATTGTCCCCCAGGAATAAATAAAGCCATCCCCAACTACAAACTAAATAATCCCAAGTCCTCCGTACTATGTTACACATTATCTTTTCGTACTACATAATGGGGGAACCTATTCTTAACCTTgtttgatttaaaaagaaaaaagaaaatgattccCATGTACAAATATTCGAATAGCATCccattaattattgttttattttttagttttccttAAAAGCTTTTGTGGGAATGGGATCCCGAGTCtcagtctatatatatatatatatcactagtGTGCTTAATTCCCTCTAtctaataatttcataatctGGGATGTAAATCAGTCTAGTCCAGTCCGGTTCAAGGGTGATGGACCCAAACTCATTTTCCCTAACCCGGTTTGATCCGGTCCAAttcaattattttgttattttatttcatctttttttgtaaataaattaattaaaaaattgtttaaattactaaaatttaaaattaaataactaactcattaaaattAATGTAGATTACAAAACCAACtcattaaaagaatatttaactctaattatatttatgttgtTGATAGTTattacttactaacttagattttactctttagtatgcataattattaataatgtaatacattttatatatagttaatgaatatcaaataatttcattgtgcatagattattcatgcttgcttgcaacttaagtatttaaaaaaaattatctaattaatttaattaagtgtaaatagtagtgtatgtatgaatatatgatgtattaattatttacatataatgacataaattatcatatgatttattatttattattaattggtaacatatattatttaatattttatatagtcaatgataataaatttgatgaaaattacatcattaacttatataattactatataaaaataatatattaaataattaaaaatattttaaatatatatagtttgatcTGGTCCAATCCAAAATTTATAGACTTTGGGATCGGACCGAAATTCTTCAGTCCACAATTTGTTGGATCGAAACAGACCGGTATAATTTTTAGTCCGGTCTGGTCGATTTTTCCAGTCTAGGCCGAAAGTTGTACACCCCTAATTTTACGTTTGAAGAAATAGTTGACCAGtaaatattgtttaaaaaaaagagatgcaAAAATTAAACgttgaatagaaaattttagtTGCAAAGTAAGATCGCATAATTCAATATGAGAGTTTTTcttatatgcaaaatcaatttttaaaagatgtaaTTTTACATATGTATGTAGAGAAATCAATATTAGTGCTCTAAGATAAGTGCTTAGATCAAATGCCATTACATCACAATTCACATTATCGTCATATGCACTAATGACCCATATAAAACtaggacataaattttaaaatcagtCTTAGTGCATCACGATTCAAATTATGTATTTAAACTATATGCATGGTTTACTACTGAAACACGTTTTGCTATAAATATTTACGTGAATAATTCCAAAAAGGACTGTAGATGAATCgagtttttctcttcttcttttttccctttctttttctctttccattATCATGACATTGGGACAACATTCTGGAGGGGAGACTGAAATGATATTCATGAGATATAATTTTCATGTGCGGTGTATTTGTAGTTTTCTGAGTTCAACTCCAATTTCTGAGAAATTTCGTCATCCACTGTAAAGGTCTATTTTTGTCATGATATGTAAACACTTCTTCTATTTGCTAGGATGTTTATTTTCCGCCTCCCATAAGAAGATACTTAGAGCATGGGCAATGACGTatcaagtctaaattttaactaaaatattagattttagtcataaaatacacTTGTAGTTAAATGAGTCCACATTAGACTAGCTATTTTAaagtctaaataataataataaatattatatattttaacaatatataattttttttaaatattttacaaatatacttcatatattaattaataattttattaataaataaaattattatttttcaacacttcatataatttgttgttgttCCATAAACcgaaacaacaacaaattcaaagAAACAAATTCTAAGTATCTTTCATTTCCTAGCAATCCCCAACAAACCGAAACAACAACATCAATAAAGGTACTTCATCAGCAAATTTTACCCTCGCAGACTTGTAGATATGCCAAAATCAACAAACAATATGCCAAAACAGAAATGGTAGAGAATCAATACGCAATCAAATACCAAGCAAATCCGTGGATACACCAAGCAAATACCAAGcaaatatcaaaacagagaATCAATGACAGATGAAATCACAAATTTCAGATCATGGAACCCAATCAAATACCAAGCAAATCTGTGGATACACCATAAATCCACCATACCATTTTAtcgtcaaaagaaaaaaaaaattaacaaagcaTTTACCCAAATCGCACAACTAGATTTCTAGTGGTAGATGTTGTATAGGGTAGAGTGAAGCCGATTCGTGGGTAGTGCCTTCTGGACGATTTGTGGAGCCAGCCGAGAATGCGACCGCTAGAGAGAAGGGGACACTGCAGGCTGGGGAAGAATGGGGCAGAAGGAAAATCTCTTGCGGGTTAAAGAAGAAAGGGTTGCGGGTTGAATAAAAAATGGGTGAAGACAGAATAcacagaggagagagagaagatcgAGGAAGAGAAAATAACTGTTGAAGACGACGACTTTTGGCTAGAGAATGCGACCGCTAGAGAGAAGGCGACGTTGCGGGCTGGGGAAGAATAGGGCTGGAGGAAAATCTCTTGCAGAGATGAAAGGAGCGAAGACAGTttcgagaaaaagaaaaaaaaatagatgaaacgagggttttggaaaatggctaggctattgccaatgctcttagataCCATGATGTATGACTAAAATTTCAGAATTTGGAGGAAAACGAGTATTTTTGTAGTTAAATCCTATAGAAGTTAAAatcaagatgagaaaaaaagTCTATTATGCAGCCTGGGCATAACCGCTTTCTATGCCGCCTAGTAcaatttgtacttttttttattacattttttaaaaatattttttaaacatgtttaaatattctaaaaaaaaaaatcaatacactaatagctacttccttaactattaaataaataaatatatgagcgATCCAAATGAGAGGACAGAATGATGAGGCATActagcatttatatatatatatatatatatatatatgaatttcacTAATCGAAATGAATTGTTCCCGACCATTTATTATTAAGTTCtcttaaacatatattaagaatAGGAACTTGGTTTTGGCCTTTTTGATTTGAGACATGACAAATATCTGTAGagattaatgattttttattgttttctctcacgaaaatgtgaaggaaaatGAATTGAGTATAATCTGAAGACAATGAAGACGAGCACACAACATTGTTTTTTGGGTACGAtgtcgtgttttttttttttttttttggttattggGTCCGTACATTCGTCATTGAAGGCTACAGtcttacatgcatgcatgccatgatCAACTAGAAAGAATCATTGCTTAATTATCCAAGTACATTACACTTTCATAGCCTAAATGATACAAAAACCATTATAGAATCACACTGCAATcagttgtacaaattcaatcTTGTATGCAATCTGTCTTTGCCAATAACCAATATAGTCCTTTTAGTTTCTGCGAGTCTGGAGAAGAATCAGTGTATTCTATTGATcaattgaatgaaaaaaaatgttttaacacctgaaatattttctagttttctttttgtagaGATGCTATAATCATCATTGTTGTATGAATGGTCCCTCCCCTTGTCCCTTAATATCTTCAAAAGCTACTAACGGCTTCATTTTTGAGAACTAGAGAAGCCTGTGAAAACAACTTTATCATTCCTCCTAACCTTTGAATCTTTATATGGTACCTGAGATATGACTACCAAGGGTCAGATTAATGCAAATGTGACTACCATGCCTCCAAAACAAGGCCATAGAATATATTTGAATTCATAAGGACATCACCTGAAACTACGGTATAAGGTTGTGGCAGGTCCTGTCGCATGGATATGCACAATCAATCTCTTTGGTCACCCTTCTGCTGAAGTACCAATCACCAACCGCTTCTGCAATGGTCTGGCAAACATAATTCTTGATTTTAATAACAATGCAAATAGCTAAGATTCTCTAAGCCTAAAAACCTATGCAATATGGATCCTCAAAATTGTTGTTGCATCAATCAGTTACAAAATATGTTAACTCAAGTGCTGTTGATCATTTCAACTGAACGCATGTAGGCTGTTATGCAATGATAGTGACCAAAGCAACACATACTACTGAACCTTCCTACTTAAAAGAATTCAAATCAGACTGTCGTATCCAAGCCTAATTCAAGAGTAAAAAAGTTGCCTGTTGATTCCATCAGTCCATTCCCCAAATCAGGTTTGAACATGCAGAGGTAGATTTATCACGTAACATTCTTGGATTTTAGCATTCTCCACTTATATGGTTCGATTGGCACACAGTTGTACATGGATTTTATGACAAGTACTTATTGAAGTCGAATGGAAAACAAAACCTTGTTTGTTGATCCACATGCTTGGTAAACAGAACATGGTCTGATCCACTGACTGGATTACACACATTTTTTAGCTTACTTAAGAACAAATTGAGAGTGAGATAAAAACAAGCATCATAAGAGATGAAACTAAATTCCTACAGCGTACAGCGGTTCATATTATAACAGGCACAGTGCAAGTTAagtatcatttaaaaaataaataaaaggtacCTTGTTTTGAATTCTCGGTGAGTCATCTCCAAACCATGTGTCTTGTGACTCACTCTGGCAATGAGCAAAGCATGAATTTATGAACATCCCTCCTCTTCTTGAATATTTGAAGAATACTCTCAATGTTAAAAGCATATCACGCCTGAAACCTAAATGCGGAACGCAGGCGGGGGATTCAACAAGTGAGTCAGCAAGAACACTAGTGAAAGTAATATATGCAATGCCTGAAGATTTGATGCTACTTAACCATGTATGTATTATAATTGTCAAAGTGTGAATTGGAGAATAACCTTGCAATGTCTCTATCTGGTTTTCATCACATGCAGCTGGATTCAGCTTGCAATGATTCCAGTGTCCATGCAAATCAGAAGAAGGTGGCACCAATATATGATGAAActgtaaaaagttaaaacttttaCTCATTGCTCATTATAAATCCACTAGAAGCACAAAACGGATACTAAAATCAATTATGgcagaagaatttttttttacttggaatACATCATAAGCCGAGTTCAAGATAAAAAATGGCGTGGTTATGTATTTCAATGCATACTGTGGGAAGAAGCACTGCATGATAACAGGATAGATGTCAGGACCATGCCATTTATAGAAGCCAGGATACGAGAGGCTGAAAATTATGGACTTCTGCAAGGACCATACCAGATAAGGCAATTTGAGGGAACTAGTGCAGTTTTTCTCAAGATTCTGTTCCACCCCCTGTCATAGATGCAGCCACACACACCTCTCATAAGTGATTATATATTAAGAATACAGAAATTATAATCAGAATGGAAATTTATTCTTCTTATCACATATAGAATCACAGTAGTACCTGTAGCGAAACAAGATTTTTGTAGAAGGACCTCATGGTGTAGTTCAAACTTATGTCTCTTCTGTAGAAAaggataggaaaaaaaaatgtaacttGCGTCCAGTAAAGGATAAAAATAGAAGGCAAGATTGCAGTCTAGCTTGGTTTAACAAAGAGCAAACttacttatcaagaaaaaatccaGCATCGCTTAAGCACTTCACACTGGCATTCTCTGGTAAGTAATTGGTGAAGTTTTGACAATGCAAAAAGGATGCTAAACCTCCAGCTGAGCAACCTGAAAGCAAAGCCTTTAAAAAAAGGGAGTCAAACCTGGGTCAATTATcatgttgagaaataatctcatattgcATGTGAACAAGGTCTTGGgtatgtttataaagaataaataattctCTCTTatagaaccggttttatgagatgagttaggctcatgaatttcttcatggtatcagagtctgtCATAGGACGAATGGAGGCCCACATTATTTATCCTGGGACAaggatcagaaaaaaaaatactggccTGCACGTGAGGaagggtgttgaggaataatctcatattgcctgtggacaaggtcttggacatgtttataaggaatgaacaatcatctcttgtagaaccaattttatgagataagttaagcATATGAATTTATCCGTATCATATGTCAAGTAATCCGTTGAATAGTCGTTTGAATGTGGATAAACCTCATTGCTGCTCATGTAGGCACATGAAGCTTGCAGAGATAAAGTGATTAGAGTTATGCAACTTAACATAGCAGCAGGAGAAATTTGAGTTTACCTTACGCGCACCCCCCAAACCTTTTGGTAGAAGGTCATGAATGATTGCTTCCCAAATTTTTTGCCCTCTGAAATAAAGCAATGACGTCTGTCATttgtttttcacaaaaaaaggaGTGAAGTTAATCACTTAATTCAAAACAATGCATGAGCTTTTACAGCAaagcaacacacacacacacacaaaaaggAAATTAAGAAGGCTCCATCGTAAAAGTGGGaggaaatgttttatttctggAATTACCCCATTGTCAAACTCGGCATCTCCAGCAAATGAGGCTCCATCGCAATATCTAAGCTTCACACGGTTCCAGTTGTAAAAATCTGGTCCACATTTAGTATATAATGATTATTTCTCTAATCAAGACAAGTGACGGCAATTGTCTTCAAGAGAAATACTAAAATCTAGAGACATATGGGGCTTCAAATGATTTTACAAAGAGGTATTGACAATTTGACACCACCAAAGAATGAAAGAACACAACTAATAGACTGAAAATGGATTAAATACCAGATAGACATGTCCCATAAAATGTGTTTATGAACAGAGACTATCAACGATGTAAACTAATACCTTAGCTTTTCTAAACTGGATCGAGCACAAATACAATATTTTGTACAAAGACAAGATTGTCTTCGTCGTTTTATGTATGTCAACTGTCACGAGTCCACAGACAGCGGACAAAATCTGCAAAGCCTGTTAGGCTGGAGGGGAATTCAGTCTCGAGACAGATGTGGGCAAAATAGCTATTACCCAAGGTGTCATATATTAATTTCGTGAGTGAGACAATAGAGAATGTGACCATGTTCAACATGGACAATCAATGCCAATTGCCATGGAACTTTAGTGGAATTCCCCGATTTATCCTTCTTTTACAAAGATCCAGAGACGCTGGCTTCGCAATCCAAGACACCAGTGTTGAGGACATTTATGTCtggaaaattttagaaaaaacatCCAGCGTGACATCAGGTAAAGAGGGACATTTATATCAGTGATGCTGGCCCTAACTTGGCTTTACTTATAAAGCAATCAGGGCCGTCAAAGATGCTCATCACGTGAATTGGACAGTTTAAAGCGAACTTCGATGGagaaatatcaaatatatatatatatatatatatatattcgtttCTTACTTTAATGCATACTTTTAGTAAATAATTGATTACACGTAATTGTTATGTATCAGTGGGTTGATAAgaaatttttgttctttttcatcAGGTTAATGTtcctatttatttgattatcATTCAAATAAGCAAAAAAATTTCGGGACAGACAGAGAAATGAAGCGACATGCCTGGATTAAAAGAAGCGTTGTTACTTAGAATTCCAG harbors:
- the LOC121250696 gene encoding pectin acetylesterase 9, whose translation is MNLNIGFVVVVLALLTSVPLRINAQERLLVPMTVVRNASALGAFCLDGSLPAYHLHRGFGAGTNNWLLQFEGGGWCNDLASCFERANTRRGSTRLMTKFEVFSGILSNNASFNPDFYNWNRVKLRYCDGASFAGDAEFDNGTSLLYFRGQKIWEAIIHDLLPKGLGGARKALLSGCSAGGLASFLHCQNFTNYLPENASVKCLSDAGFFLDKRDISLNYTMRSFYKNLVSLQGVEQNLEKNCTSSLKLPYLCFFPQYALKYITTPFFILNSAYDVFQFHHILVPPSSDLHGHWNHCKLNPAACDENQIETLQGFRRDMLLTLRVFFKYSRRGGMFINSCFAHCQSESQDTWFGDDSPRIQNKTIAEAVGDWYFSRRVTKEIDCAYPCDRTCHNLIP